One part of the Sebastes fasciatus isolate fSebFas1 chromosome 8, fSebFas1.pri, whole genome shotgun sequence genome encodes these proteins:
- the LOC141772541 gene encoding NEDD8-activating enzyme E1 catalytic subunit-like isoform X2: MAVDGVHRDGGCDWDGRWNHVRKFLERPGPFTHPDFEPSTESLQFLLETCKILVIGAGGLGCELLKNLALSGFRLIHVVDMDTIDVSNLNRQFLFRPKDVGRPKAEVAADFINSRIPGCKVVPHFKKIQDFDDSFYRQFHIIVCGLDSIIARRWMNGMLISLLSYDDGVLDPSSIIPLIDGGTEGFKGNARVILPGMTACIDCTLELYPPQINFPMCTIASMPRLPEHCIEYARILQWPKEKPFGDTSLDGDSPEHIQWVFERAQERAAEFNITAVTYRLTQGVVKRIIPAVASTNAVIAAACATEVFKIATSAYIPLNNYLVFNDVDGLYTYTFEAERKENCSACSQVPQDLQFPPSAKLQEVLEYLTENASLQMKSPTITTTLEGKNKTLYLQSVKSIEERTRPNLCKTLKELGLSDGQELAVADVTTPQTVLFKLNFTN; this comes from the exons ATGGCTGTAGATGGTGTACACAGGGATGGTGGTTGCGACTGGGATGGCCGGTGGAATCATGTGAGGAAGTTTTTGGAGAGACCTGGCCCGTTCACCCATCCGGACTTTGAGCCAAGCACTGAG TCTCTACAGTTCTTGTTGGAGACATGCAAGATTCTGGTCATTGGAGCCGGAGGGCTCGGATGTGAACTCCTCAAAAATCTG GCCCTGTCTGGGTTTCGACTTATTCATGTGGTTGACATGGACACAATTGATGTTTCCAACCTCAACAGGCAGTTTCTTTTCAG GCCCAAAGATGTTGGACGACCAAAGGCAGAAGTGGCTGCTGACTTCATCAACAGTCGTATCCCTGGATGTAAAGTTGTCCC TCACTTTAAAAAGATCCAAGACTTTGATGACTCTTTCTACAGGC AGTTCCACATCATTGTGTGTGGACTGGACTCCATCATTGCCAGACGCTGGATGAACGGGATGTTG ATATCCCTCCTGAGCTATGACGACGGAGTCCTGGACCCCAGCTCCATCATCCCTCTCATTGATGGAGGAACGGAGGGCTTTAAAGGAAACGCTCGCGTCATTCTCCCCGGCATGACTGCATGCATCGACTGCACATTGGAGCTCTACCCGCCACAG ATTAATTTCCCCATGTGCACCATTGCGTCAATGCCTAGGCTACCAGAACATTGCATTGAATATGCCAGAATCTTACAGTGGCCCAAAGAAAAGCCATTTGGAG ATACCAGCTTAGACGGAGACAGTCCAGAGCACATCCAGTGGGTGTTTGAAAGAGCCCAAGAAAGAGCTGCAGAgtttaacattacagcagtgaCATACAGACTCACTCAAG GAGTTGTGAAGAGGATCATTCCCGCTGTGGCATCAACTAATGCTGTTATTGCTG CTGCCTGTGCCACTGAAGTTTTTAAAATTGCTACAAG TGCGTATATTCCTTTAAATAATTACCTGGTCTTCAATGACGTGGATGGACTGTACACCTACACTTTTGAAGCTGAACGAAAG GAAAATTGTTCGGCCTGCAGCCAGGTACCTCAGGATCTCCAGTTTCCTCCTTCTGCCAAATTACAGGAGGTTTTAGAGTACCTTACAGAGAACGCCTCTCT ACAAATGAAATCCCCGACTATCACCACAACTCTGGAAGGGAAGAATAAGACGCTGTATTTGCAG TCTGTTAAGTCCATTGAGGAACGAACAAGGCCAAACCTCTGCAAGACTTTGAAAG AGCTGGGCTTGTCGGATGGACAGGAACTAGCCGTAGCCGACGTCACCACGCCCCAGACGGTTCTCTTCAAGCTCAATTTCACCAACTGA
- the LOC141772541 gene encoding NEDD8-activating enzyme E1 catalytic subunit-like isoform X1, which translates to MADAEEPEKKRRRIEDVTEKMAVDGVHRDGGCDWDGRWNHVRKFLERPGPFTHPDFEPSTESLQFLLETCKILVIGAGGLGCELLKNLALSGFRLIHVVDMDTIDVSNLNRQFLFRPKDVGRPKAEVAADFINSRIPGCKVVPHFKKIQDFDDSFYRQFHIIVCGLDSIIARRWMNGMLISLLSYDDGVLDPSSIIPLIDGGTEGFKGNARVILPGMTACIDCTLELYPPQINFPMCTIASMPRLPEHCIEYARILQWPKEKPFGDTSLDGDSPEHIQWVFERAQERAAEFNITAVTYRLTQGVVKRIIPAVASTNAVIAAACATEVFKIATSAYIPLNNYLVFNDVDGLYTYTFEAERKENCSACSQVPQDLQFPPSAKLQEVLEYLTENASLQMKSPTITTTLEGKNKTLYLQSVKSIEERTRPNLCKTLKELGLSDGQELAVADVTTPQTVLFKLNFTN; encoded by the exons ATGGCGGATGCCGAGGAGCC ggagaagaaaagaagGCGAATAGAGGACGTGACTGAGAA AATGGCTGTAGATGGTGTACACAGGGATGGTGGTTGCGACTGGGATGGCCGGTGGAATCATGTGAGGAAGTTTTTGGAGAGACCTGGCCCGTTCACCCATCCGGACTTTGAGCCAAGCACTGAG TCTCTACAGTTCTTGTTGGAGACATGCAAGATTCTGGTCATTGGAGCCGGAGGGCTCGGATGTGAACTCCTCAAAAATCTG GCCCTGTCTGGGTTTCGACTTATTCATGTGGTTGACATGGACACAATTGATGTTTCCAACCTCAACAGGCAGTTTCTTTTCAG GCCCAAAGATGTTGGACGACCAAAGGCAGAAGTGGCTGCTGACTTCATCAACAGTCGTATCCCTGGATGTAAAGTTGTCCC TCACTTTAAAAAGATCCAAGACTTTGATGACTCTTTCTACAGGC AGTTCCACATCATTGTGTGTGGACTGGACTCCATCATTGCCAGACGCTGGATGAACGGGATGTTG ATATCCCTCCTGAGCTATGACGACGGAGTCCTGGACCCCAGCTCCATCATCCCTCTCATTGATGGAGGAACGGAGGGCTTTAAAGGAAACGCTCGCGTCATTCTCCCCGGCATGACTGCATGCATCGACTGCACATTGGAGCTCTACCCGCCACAG ATTAATTTCCCCATGTGCACCATTGCGTCAATGCCTAGGCTACCAGAACATTGCATTGAATATGCCAGAATCTTACAGTGGCCCAAAGAAAAGCCATTTGGAG ATACCAGCTTAGACGGAGACAGTCCAGAGCACATCCAGTGGGTGTTTGAAAGAGCCCAAGAAAGAGCTGCAGAgtttaacattacagcagtgaCATACAGACTCACTCAAG GAGTTGTGAAGAGGATCATTCCCGCTGTGGCATCAACTAATGCTGTTATTGCTG CTGCCTGTGCCACTGAAGTTTTTAAAATTGCTACAAG TGCGTATATTCCTTTAAATAATTACCTGGTCTTCAATGACGTGGATGGACTGTACACCTACACTTTTGAAGCTGAACGAAAG GAAAATTGTTCGGCCTGCAGCCAGGTACCTCAGGATCTCCAGTTTCCTCCTTCTGCCAAATTACAGGAGGTTTTAGAGTACCTTACAGAGAACGCCTCTCT ACAAATGAAATCCCCGACTATCACCACAACTCTGGAAGGGAAGAATAAGACGCTGTATTTGCAG TCTGTTAAGTCCATTGAGGAACGAACAAGGCCAAACCTCTGCAAGACTTTGAAAG AGCTGGGCTTGTCGGATGGACAGGAACTAGCCGTAGCCGACGTCACCACGCCCCAGACGGTTCTCTTCAAGCTCAATTTCACCAACTGA